The Virgibacillus phasianinus genome includes a window with the following:
- a CDS encoding IS1182 family transposase — MFKNYNINQVVLPLDLEIKLDKNDIAYAVNDVVTQIPEEAFAAFSRETGCPAYHPQMMMKIILCAYTQSVFSGRKMEGLLKDSVRMMWLAQGYEPSYRTINRFRVHPEVKELLRQCFVQFRCQLVEEKQIDEEAIFIDGTKIEANANKFTFVWRKSVERYSANLVEKSNQMYDELLEKEILPEIERESLEELSTKELEKVVEQLDGKVEAYDKKIEASEDVSARKKLRSDRKAPKQYRKQFKDYLARKQKYQKDMEIFGERNSYSKTDHDATFMRMKDDYMKNGQLKAGYNVQAATEGQYVLAYDVFPNPTDTRTFIPFLDNIENNYFKLPKHIVADAGYGSEQNYEDVIENRKRTPLITYNQYRKEKKKKHKNNAFHTANWEYNNEDDTFTCPNGKQLMFSHMSNRTDKYGLTRSFKVYESEDCSGCPLRSQCTKAKEGNNRRIYYNEKWEQQKEYIKQLLSEEKTGEIYGNRKIDVEPVFGFLKANLCFTRMSVRGKEKVESEIGFAFMAVNLRKYTAMKTKQPLDNQDNPTKNGSDHQKPMIRTIFKLFLASYVPASFLGSNV, encoded by the coding sequence ATGTTTAAAAATTATAACATAAATCAAGTGGTGTTGCCTTTAGATTTAGAAATAAAATTGGACAAAAATGATATTGCCTATGCAGTAAATGATGTTGTAACACAGATTCCGGAGGAAGCATTCGCTGCCTTTTCCCGTGAAACTGGATGTCCAGCCTATCACCCACAAATGATGATGAAAATTATCTTATGTGCCTACACGCAGTCGGTTTTTTCTGGAAGAAAAATGGAAGGGTTACTTAAAGATAGTGTGCGTATGATGTGGTTAGCGCAAGGTTATGAACCAAGTTATCGTACAATCAATCGTTTTCGTGTGCATCCAGAGGTGAAAGAACTACTGCGTCAATGTTTTGTGCAATTCCGTTGTCAGCTAGTGGAAGAAAAACAAATTGATGAAGAAGCGATTTTTATTGATGGAACCAAGATTGAAGCGAATGCCAATAAATTTACGTTTGTATGGCGGAAATCGGTTGAAAGGTACAGTGCTAATTTGGTGGAAAAATCCAACCAAATGTATGATGAATTATTGGAGAAAGAAATTCTTCCGGAAATCGAACGGGAAAGCCTGGAGGAACTGTCCACGAAAGAACTCGAAAAAGTAGTGGAGCAGCTGGATGGCAAGGTAGAAGCGTATGACAAGAAAATAGAAGCGAGTGAAGACGTAAGCGCACGTAAAAAACTACGGTCTGACCGTAAAGCACCGAAACAATACCGCAAACAATTCAAGGATTATTTGGCGCGAAAACAGAAATACCAAAAAGACATGGAGATCTTCGGAGAACGCAATAGTTATTCGAAGACGGATCATGATGCCACTTTTATGCGAATGAAAGATGATTATATGAAGAACGGCCAGCTGAAAGCTGGGTATAATGTGCAGGCTGCAACCGAAGGACAATATGTGCTCGCTTATGATGTATTCCCAAATCCGACAGATACTCGCACCTTCATTCCATTTCTGGATAACATAGAAAATAATTACTTTAAGCTGCCAAAGCACATCGTGGCTGACGCAGGATATGGTAGTGAACAAAACTACGAAGATGTCATCGAGAATCGAAAACGCACACCGCTGATTACCTATAACCAGTATCGAAAAGAGAAGAAAAAGAAGCATAAGAATAACGCTTTCCATACAGCCAATTGGGAATATAATAATGAAGACGATACGTTTACCTGTCCAAATGGAAAACAATTAATGTTCAGCCACATGTCCAATCGAACAGATAAATACGGACTAACACGATCGTTTAAAGTTTATGAGTCTGAGGACTGTTCAGGTTGTCCATTGCGTTCCCAATGCACCAAAGCGAAGGAAGGAAATAATCGAAGAATTTATTACAACGAAAAATGGGAACAACAAAAAGAATACATTAAGCAACTGCTTTCGGAAGAGAAAACTGGTGAAATTTACGGCAATCGTAAAATCGATGTGGAGCCAGTCTTTGGATTTCTGAAGGCTAATTTGTGCTTCACTCGTATGTCTGTACGAGGTAAAGAGAAAGTAGAAAGTGAAATAGGATTTGCATTCATGGCGGTAAACTTGAGGAAGTACACCGCCATGAAGACAAAACAACCACTAGATAATCAAGACAATCCAACGAAAAATGGTTCTGATCATCAAAAACCGATGATCAGAACCATTTTTAAGTTATTTTTGGCTAGTTATGTCCCAGCCTCTTTTTTAGGATCAAACGTATGA
- a CDS encoding pyruvate oxidase, whose product MFEKRAGEILIDQLIEWGVDHIYGMPGNSINEFIDDLRKREDDIDFLQIRHEEVGALAASSYAKLTGKLGVCLSIAGPGATHLMNGLYDAKKDKVPVLAIVGQVPSTAVGTDAHQEINLERMFDGVGVFNRRVESAYQLPDMLNMAIREAYVQKGVSVLIVPDDLFAKKLKNDKRKTSETRVYPTITPDQETVERTVSMINNAKKPVILAGKGARDSREELVDFAEKIKAPIVLSLLGKGTIPDYHELNLGQHGQIGTKPAFEAVMNTDMLILIGTTFPYRDYLPDDVNAVQIEIKQDDLGKIYPIKEGLCGDAKHILPRLTSLVSEAKSDEHLKSYQEKMKRWHIHMQEMKKETTNPIHGPQVMYALEKNVEKDAVISCDVGNVTVWTTRFFPFTNQKFVISGALASMGSGIPGAIAAQRAYPDKQVVGICGDGGFTMVMHDFITAVKYDMPVKIVVLNNSMIGMIKYEQQTKGNLNYETDLGAVNFAKFAESCGGEGYRIEKYEEMETTMKQAFLSKKPAVIDVVIEDMAPLPGQITYDQAVSYGEYLMKEFFTNGKVEFPDLERTARRLL is encoded by the coding sequence TTGTTCGAAAAACGTGCTGGAGAAATATTAATCGATCAACTAATTGAATGGGGGGTAGACCATATCTATGGAATGCCAGGGAATTCAATTAACGAATTTATAGATGACTTACGAAAAAGAGAAGATGATATCGACTTTTTACAAATCCGTCATGAAGAGGTTGGTGCACTGGCTGCATCCTCTTATGCAAAGCTTACTGGTAAGCTTGGGGTCTGCTTGTCGATAGCTGGCCCGGGTGCGACGCATTTAATGAATGGTTTATATGATGCTAAAAAAGATAAGGTACCGGTACTTGCTATAGTAGGACAAGTTCCAAGTACTGCTGTGGGTACAGATGCCCATCAGGAAATTAACCTGGAACGCATGTTTGATGGAGTTGGTGTTTTTAATCGACGTGTTGAATCGGCATATCAACTTCCGGACATGCTTAACATGGCAATTCGGGAAGCGTATGTCCAGAAGGGGGTATCTGTCTTAATCGTTCCGGATGATTTGTTTGCCAAAAAATTAAAGAACGATAAAAGGAAAACAAGTGAGACGCGTGTGTATCCCACTATAACACCAGACCAAGAAACGGTTGAACGTACCGTCAGCATGATAAATAATGCGAAAAAGCCTGTTATTTTGGCTGGTAAAGGCGCGAGGGACAGCAGGGAGGAACTGGTCGATTTTGCTGAAAAAATTAAGGCACCTATCGTGTTAAGTTTGTTGGGTAAAGGTACAATACCGGATTACCATGAACTCAATTTAGGCCAGCATGGACAGATAGGTACTAAGCCGGCGTTTGAGGCAGTAATGAACACAGACATGCTCATATTGATTGGGACCACATTCCCTTACCGGGACTACTTGCCTGACGATGTAAACGCCGTTCAAATAGAAATAAAACAAGATGATTTAGGCAAGATTTACCCAATTAAAGAGGGGTTATGTGGTGATGCAAAACATATACTGCCGAGATTGACTTCGCTTGTATCAGAGGCAAAATCTGACGAACACCTTAAATCTTACCAGGAGAAAATGAAAAGATGGCATATTCATATGCAGGAAATGAAAAAAGAAACAACGAATCCAATTCATGGCCCACAGGTTATGTATGCATTAGAGAAAAATGTGGAAAAAGATGCAGTCATTTCATGTGATGTTGGAAACGTAACCGTTTGGACAACGAGATTCTTTCCATTTACAAATCAGAAATTTGTTATATCCGGTGCATTAGCTTCAATGGGTTCCGGAATACCCGGTGCAATCGCTGCTCAAAGAGCATATCCGGATAAGCAGGTGGTTGGAATATGTGGTGATGGTGGATTTACGATGGTAATGCACGATTTCATTACAGCAGTAAAATATGATATGCCGGTTAAGATTGTCGTATTAAATAATAGCATGATTGGCATGATTAAGTATGAACAGCAAACAAAAGGAAATTTAAATTATGAAACTGATTTGGGTGCGGTTAATTTCGCCAAATTTGCTGAATCCTGCGGTGGGGAAGGGTACCGTATTGAAAAATATGAGGAAATGGAAACCACCATGAAGCAGGCATTTCTGTCAAAAAAACCCGCAGTTATTGATGTTGTAATAGAAGATATGGCACCATTACCTGGCCAAATAACTTATGACCAAGCAGTTAGTTATGGTGAGTATTTAATGAAGGAATTCTTTACAAATGGAAAAGTAGAGTTTCCGGATCTTGAAAGAACTGCCCGAAGACTACTTTAA
- a CDS encoding potassium channel family protein, with amino-acid sequence MKREFAVIGLGRFGGSICRELSAEGMEVLAIDSDEDKVNEFKNIASHAVIADSTDEATLKELGIKNIDHVIVAIGDNIQASILTTVILTDLGIGKITVKAQNDYHEKILNKIGADQVVHPERDMGKRIAHNIISSNILDYLELSDDHSIVEVKVGKKMLGKTMIELDIRANYGCNVVAIKRDKEINVSPSADDKLRENDILIVIGSDKDISRFEKHLVIEERQ; translated from the coding sequence ATGAAACGTGAATTTGCAGTAATAGGTCTGGGGCGGTTTGGCGGCAGTATTTGCCGTGAATTAAGTGCAGAGGGCATGGAAGTACTGGCGATAGACAGTGATGAAGATAAAGTGAATGAGTTCAAAAATATCGCATCACATGCCGTTATTGCTGATTCGACTGATGAAGCTACCTTAAAAGAATTAGGAATTAAAAATATCGATCATGTAATAGTTGCAATCGGGGATAATATTCAGGCAAGTATTCTAACTACTGTAATTCTTACAGATTTAGGTATAGGGAAAATAACGGTGAAAGCGCAAAATGATTACCATGAAAAAATTCTGAACAAAATTGGGGCAGACCAAGTTGTTCACCCGGAAAGAGACATGGGTAAAAGAATTGCTCATAACATTATATCAAGCAATATTTTGGATTATCTTGAACTGTCTGATGACCATAGTATCGTGGAGGTTAAAGTAGGTAAGAAGATGCTTGGCAAAACTATGATTGAACTCGATATTCGTGCTAATTACGGATGTAACGTTGTTGCTATTAAACGTGATAAAGAAATCAATGTATCGCCTAGTGCCGATGATAAGCTCCGTGAAAATGATATACTAATTGTGATTGGTTCTGACAAAGATATTTCCCGGTTTGAGAAACATCTGGTAATTGAAGAACGTCAGTAA
- a CDS encoding ABC transporter ATP-binding protein, whose translation MWRLLEYLKPYSKTYLPGAIIAMLVSTAVRLTVPILIGKVAIDVAISNKDTGMLTNLVILIGVLYLINYIGNIFRIKWVNILGQGVIYDLRKHLFSHVQRLSHRFFDSRSAGSILVRIMNDINSLQELFTNGIINLLMDIISLIGIVVILLVLSPKLALAIMVILPIMFYISTKLRRNIRRAWQNVRIQQSRMNSHLNESIQGIRITQSFSQEKENAAFFNGVNTDYFQSLRMATKKSALFRPFVEMSNAIGTIILITYGAYLIIIGVENGGIAVGEFVTFAFYLGMFWEPISRLGQMYNQLLMAMAASERIFEFLDEQPNVSEKENAYQLTDMKGHIEFENVQFSYDADRIALHEISLDIKQGQTIALVGHTGSGKSTIANLISRFYDPTKGAVKIDGHDLQDVQLDTLRQQISVVLQDTFIFSGTIMENIRFGQPTATDEQVIEAAKVVGADEFIGRLADGYATEVEERGNILSAGERQLLSFARALLADPRILILDEATASIDTETEVKIQNALKRLLNGRTAIIIAHRLSTIRESDTIYVLEQGKVLEYGSHEQLMEHRGEYFGLIKSQFQMLEVM comes from the coding sequence ATGTGGAGATTATTAGAGTACTTAAAACCATATTCAAAAACCTATTTACCTGGTGCAATCATCGCAATGCTTGTTTCTACAGCAGTCCGATTAACTGTCCCAATTCTAATAGGTAAAGTTGCAATTGATGTTGCGATAAGTAATAAGGATACGGGAATGCTGACCAATTTGGTAATTCTAATTGGCGTACTTTATCTAATTAATTATATTGGCAATATTTTTCGGATTAAATGGGTAAACATTCTTGGCCAGGGTGTGATTTACGATTTACGCAAACATTTATTTTCCCATGTACAGCGATTATCACACCGCTTTTTTGATTCGAGGTCAGCAGGATCCATTTTGGTTCGAATTATGAATGATATTAATTCATTGCAGGAGTTATTTACCAACGGGATAATCAATTTATTGATGGATATCATATCGCTAATTGGAATTGTTGTTATCTTACTTGTATTAAGCCCGAAACTGGCTCTTGCTATTATGGTAATACTGCCAATTATGTTTTATATATCTACTAAGTTACGCCGGAATATAAGGAGGGCTTGGCAGAATGTCCGTATTCAACAATCCAGAATGAATTCGCACTTGAATGAAAGCATTCAAGGAATTCGAATCACACAATCATTCTCTCAAGAGAAAGAGAATGCAGCATTTTTCAATGGTGTTAATACGGACTATTTTCAGAGCCTGCGGATGGCAACCAAAAAGAGTGCATTATTTCGGCCATTTGTTGAAATGAGTAATGCGATAGGCACTATCATTCTAATAACATATGGAGCCTACTTAATTATTATTGGGGTCGAAAATGGTGGAATAGCGGTTGGGGAATTCGTGACTTTTGCCTTTTACCTCGGCATGTTCTGGGAGCCAATTTCACGGCTTGGGCAAATGTATAATCAATTGTTAATGGCGATGGCAGCTTCAGAGAGGATTTTTGAATTCCTTGATGAACAGCCTAACGTTAGTGAAAAAGAAAATGCATACCAATTGACTGATATGAAGGGTCATATTGAATTTGAAAATGTTCAATTTTCCTATGATGCTGATCGTATTGCACTGCACGAAATATCCTTAGATATTAAACAGGGTCAAACAATCGCACTTGTTGGTCACACAGGCAGTGGTAAATCAACCATCGCGAACCTGATTAGTCGTTTTTACGATCCAACAAAAGGCGCGGTTAAAATTGACGGCCATGATTTACAGGATGTTCAATTAGATACTTTACGCCAACAAATAAGTGTGGTCTTACAGGATACGTTTATTTTTTCAGGAACAATCATGGAAAACATTCGGTTTGGGCAGCCTACAGCAACAGACGAGCAAGTAATCGAGGCTGCTAAAGTTGTTGGGGCAGATGAGTTTATTGGCCGACTTGCTGATGGTTATGCAACGGAAGTGGAGGAGCGGGGTAATATCCTATCGGCCGGTGAACGCCAGCTCCTATCATTTGCCCGTGCCCTTCTGGCAGATCCGAGAATTCTCATTTTGGATGAAGCAACAGCCAGCATTGATACTGAAACTGAGGTGAAAATACAAAATGCATTAAAACGATTATTAAATGGGAGGACTGCTATTATTATTGCGCACCGTCTTTCAACAATTCGTGAGTCGGATACAATCTATGTGCTCGAGCAAGGCAAAGTACTGGAATATGGAAGCCATGAACAGCTTATGGAGCATAGAGGCGAATATTTCGGATTGATTAAATCGCAGTTTCAAATGCTGGAGGTTATGTAG
- a CDS encoding ABC transporter ATP-binding protein, protein MKTFKKLKQFYWPFRKYFFTSLLFLVIVTASTVAYPIILQKTIDEVILKDQYSLIPYIAAVFLLIMIVKGFATYFHQYLGELFGIRSVYTLRDALYEKLQVLSFKYYDNAKTGDLMSRLTADVEGFRFFLSGGFAELLRILVLIVISLCVMLFYSVPLALVTMAAMPFLAVVVFRFDKRVHPAFRGIRKSFGRLNTRVQENISGMTTVKSLSREDFEIDRFSSNNNNYRQRYLDTSLLWAKYFPLMEFIGNVCAVSLLAFGGYLVINGQLNLGELVAFFSLVWYILGPLMDIGFVVNIFSQSKASGERLLEILDAEEDVKESARPIDSPIKGHVTFNDVTLTYTKNDDSALKNISFDAPEGKVIGLIGATGSGKTSITQLITRFYEPEKGEVLVDGIPVENYKFKTLRSHIGFVLQESFLFSTSIRENIAYGNPDLKEEQIIDAAKRAQAHDFIMEMPKGYDTMLGERGMGLSGGQKQRIAIARAICINPSILVLDDATSAVDMETEFKIQKALKEVMKGRTTFIIAHRISSLKHADEILVLEDGEIVERGTHEMLINNHSVYQRIYDIQYQDRDVIMNVANH, encoded by the coding sequence ATGAAAACTTTCAAAAAACTGAAACAATTCTACTGGCCTTTTCGAAAATACTTTTTCACTTCGTTATTATTTTTAGTAATCGTAACCGCTAGTACAGTGGCATATCCAATCATCCTTCAGAAAACCATCGACGAAGTAATCCTAAAAGATCAGTATTCACTTATCCCATACATTGCCGCAGTATTTTTACTAATCATGATTGTTAAAGGTTTTGCTACCTACTTTCATCAATATTTGGGTGAATTATTTGGTATTAGGTCTGTTTATACACTAAGGGACGCACTGTATGAAAAGTTACAAGTGTTATCATTTAAATATTATGATAATGCGAAAACGGGGGACCTTATGTCAAGATTGACAGCAGATGTTGAAGGGTTTCGTTTTTTTCTATCAGGTGGATTTGCCGAGCTTCTCCGTATTTTAGTTTTAATTGTTATTAGTCTATGTGTCATGCTATTTTATTCTGTTCCGTTAGCATTAGTTACGATGGCTGCAATGCCATTTCTTGCGGTTGTAGTATTTCGCTTTGACAAGCGTGTTCATCCTGCATTTAGGGGAATTAGAAAATCATTTGGACGATTAAATACGCGTGTACAAGAAAACATTAGTGGGATGACTACAGTTAAATCCTTGTCCCGTGAGGACTTTGAGATTGACAGATTTTCTTCAAATAATAATAACTACCGGCAGCGTTATTTAGATACCTCATTACTTTGGGCAAAGTATTTTCCGCTAATGGAATTTATCGGGAATGTTTGTGCTGTTTCTTTACTTGCCTTCGGTGGTTATCTAGTAATCAATGGTCAATTGAATTTGGGTGAACTGGTTGCTTTCTTTAGTCTGGTTTGGTACATTTTGGGACCATTGATGGACATTGGGTTTGTTGTCAACATATTTTCCCAGTCAAAGGCATCAGGTGAACGACTGTTGGAAATTTTAGATGCAGAAGAGGATGTCAAAGAAAGCGCGCGTCCAATAGATTCACCGATTAAAGGTCATGTTACCTTCAACGATGTTACATTAACTTACACAAAGAATGACGATTCAGCACTTAAAAACATCAGCTTCGATGCACCAGAAGGAAAAGTGATTGGTTTAATTGGTGCGACTGGATCGGGGAAAACAAGTATTACACAGCTAATTACACGATTCTACGAGCCTGAAAAGGGGGAAGTTCTAGTTGATGGAATCCCAGTAGAAAATTACAAATTTAAGACGCTTCGCAGTCATATAGGATTTGTGTTACAGGAATCATTTTTGTTTTCCACAAGTATCAGAGAAAATATTGCGTATGGAAATCCCGATTTAAAAGAAGAGCAGATTATCGATGCAGCAAAACGGGCCCAAGCACATGACTTCATAATGGAGATGCCTAAAGGTTATGATACGATGCTTGGTGAGAGGGGCATGGGACTTTCCGGCGGTCAAAAGCAGAGGATTGCGATTGCTAGGGCTATTTGTATTAATCCTAGTATTCTTGTGCTTGATGATGCCACGTCTGCAGTAGATATGGAGACTGAATTTAAGATTCAAAAAGCATTAAAAGAGGTAATGAAGGGTCGTACAACATTCATCATCGCCCATCGTATTTCTTCATTAAAGCATGCTGATGAAATCCTCGTATTGGAAGACGGGGAAATTGTTGAGCGGGGAACACATGAAATGTTAATAAATAATCACAGTGTATACCAACGGATTTATGATATTCAATACCAGGACCGTGATGTAATCATGAATGTAGCGAATCACTAA
- a CDS encoding TlpA family protein disulfide reductase encodes MKLRADMPELDGATEWFNSNPINKSDLIGNKPTLIHFWSVSCGLCKEAMPNVNEFRDEYKDELNVIAVHMPRSEKDLDLDQIKEVADEHDITQPIFVDNQHKLTDAFDNQYVPAYYVFDTDGKLRHFQAGGGGMKMLRKRVNRVLGTTEK; translated from the coding sequence ATGAAATTACGTGCCGATATGCCCGAATTGGATGGGGCAACAGAATGGTTCAATAGCAATCCGATAAACAAAAGTGATTTAATTGGCAATAAACCCACTTTAATTCATTTTTGGTCAGTAAGCTGTGGGTTATGTAAGGAAGCAATGCCAAACGTAAACGAATTTCGCGACGAGTATAAAGATGAGTTAAATGTTATTGCTGTTCATATGCCACGTTCGGAAAAGGACTTGGATTTAGACCAAATAAAAGAAGTAGCGGATGAACATGATATTACTCAACCGATTTTTGTGGATAATCAACATAAATTAACTGATGCATTTGATAATCAATATGTCCCTGCTTACTATGTTTTCGATACAGACGGTAAGTTAAGACATTTCCAGGCAGGCGGCGGTGGCATGAAAATGCTTCGCAAGCGCGTCAATCGTGTGCTAGGCACCACGGAAAAATAA
- a CDS encoding peroxiredoxin, giving the protein MADRMVGKQAPRFTMDAVMPNKEFGKVNLEENMKNDKWTVLFFYPMDFTFVCPTEITAMSDRFDEFEDLDAEVIGVSTDTIHTHKAWINTSRDDNGLGELQYALAADHNHSVSKDYGVLIEDEGVALRGLFIINPEGELQYQTVFHNNIGRDVDETLRVLQALQTGGLCPANWKPGQETL; this is encoded by the coding sequence ATGGCAGATAGAATGGTAGGAAAACAAGCACCACGTTTTACAATGGATGCTGTTATGCCAAATAAAGAATTTGGAAAAGTAAACTTGGAAGAAAATATGAAAAATGATAAATGGACTGTACTTTTCTTTTATCCAATGGATTTTACATTTGTATGTCCAACTGAAATCACTGCAATGTCAGATCGCTTTGATGAATTTGAGGATTTGGATGCAGAAGTAATTGGAGTTTCAACCGATACAATTCATACACATAAAGCATGGATTAACACTTCCCGTGATGATAATGGTTTGGGTGAATTACAATATGCGTTAGCAGCGGACCATAATCACAGTGTTTCTAAAGATTACGGTGTATTAATAGAGGATGAAGGTGTAGCTTTACGTGGATTGTTCATTATCAACCCTGAAGGTGAACTTCAATACCAAACTGTTTTCCATAACAACATTGGCCGTGACGTGGATGAAACATTACGCGTATTACAAGCACTTCAAACTGGTGGTCTTTGCCCAGCAAACTGGAAACCAGGCCAGGAAACACTATAA
- a CDS encoding mechanosensitive ion channel family protein, whose product MDIFKNGLNIDIGGILSDVIPTVLQIGLVILAFIIFVPIGKKIIEKTIQKAGNNQKLSPGRVKTLEKLLINVFSYVMIFVFIIMIFGIFNIPLGPLLAGAGIIGLAIGFGAQGLVSDIVTGFFILLERQIEIDDYITSAGYDGIVEEVGLRTTKIRSFDGTLNFVPNRLLEGVSNHSRGNMRALVDIGISYEDNIDEAIIVLEQVCAEFQEDERFKDGPNALGVQGLGTSDVILRVVGQTVNGEQFGCERDMRKRIRVAFDEADIKVPYPHQVNI is encoded by the coding sequence ATGGACATATTCAAGAATGGACTTAACATTGATATTGGTGGAATACTATCCGATGTAATTCCTACTGTCCTACAGATCGGATTAGTAATTTTGGCCTTTATTATCTTTGTACCAATTGGGAAAAAAATCATTGAAAAAACAATTCAAAAAGCGGGAAACAACCAGAAACTATCCCCCGGTCGTGTTAAAACTCTGGAAAAATTATTGATTAATGTATTTTCGTATGTGATGATTTTTGTTTTTATTATTATGATTTTTGGAATCTTTAACATACCCTTGGGACCATTACTTGCTGGTGCCGGAATCATAGGCTTGGCAATAGGATTTGGTGCACAGGGTCTGGTCAGTGACATTGTGACAGGCTTTTTCATTTTATTAGAACGTCAAATTGAAATAGATGATTATATAACATCTGCCGGTTATGACGGAATAGTGGAGGAAGTAGGCTTACGCACAACTAAGATACGAAGTTTTGATGGAACGTTGAACTTTGTTCCAAACCGCCTTTTAGAGGGGGTATCCAATCACTCACGCGGAAACATGCGGGCATTAGTTGATATTGGCATAAGCTATGAAGATAATATTGACGAGGCAATTATTGTTTTAGAACAGGTTTGTGCAGAGTTTCAGGAGGATGAACGCTTTAAGGATGGCCCCAATGCATTAGGAGTACAGGGTTTGGGAACATCAGATGTTATCCTTCGGGTTGTCGGACAAACCGTAAATGGAGAACAGTTTGGATGTGAGCGGGATATGCGCAAGCGTATCAGGGTAGCTTTTGATGAAGCAGATATCAAGGTCCCTTACCCACATCAGGTAAATATATAA
- a CDS encoding YkuS family protein — translation MARIGVEGTLTDVKSALKEKGHEVIDLHSEEDTGQCDCCVISGQDKNVMGMATASIAGPVINADGYNAEDVCQMVEQKLG, via the coding sequence ATGGCGCGAATTGGTGTTGAAGGAACACTTACGGATGTTAAAAGTGCATTAAAGGAAAAGGGCCATGAGGTAATAGATTTACATTCCGAAGAAGATACTGGCCAATGTGACTGTTGTGTAATCTCTGGTCAGGACAAAAACGTTATGGGAATGGCCACTGCCAGTATTGCCGGCCCAGTTATTAATGCGGATGGATATAATGCCGAAGATGTTTGCCAGATGGTCGAACAAAAATTGGGATAA